GGAACGGGACACGCAATTCCAAGGAATGAGCCATCGTCACGCGATCCGCTTTTAACAAAATGTCTCCACGCATCCAAGTATGAATATCAATATATTGCATCCGGTCAACAGGATCATAACCTCTTGATTCCTCATAGAGCGGTTTCGTAATATCCGTATAGTTAAGTCCTTCACGGTAGACATTTAACAAGTCACGTTTTTCTTCTTCCGCAAACATCTTGGCATTACCGATATAACGTTCTTCCATCGGTGTAACACCGCGTTCAATGAAGCTTTTGCCTCGTGTTCCCTCCGGCATCATATTGGCAATGCCTTTTAACAGCACTTTGCCGATGCGAGGAATTCTATTGAACACTTCCAAATCCTGCGGTTCCCGGTAAATATTATAACCGCCGAACAACTCATCTGCCCCTTCACCGGACAGTACGACTGTTACATGCTTTCTAGCTTCTCGTGCAACAAAATATAACGGAACACAAGCAGGATCTGCAAGTGGGTCATCCATATGCCACATGATTTTCGGAACTTCATTCATATATTCTTCAGGAGTAATGATGTAGCTGATGTTTTCAACACCCAGCTTTTCCGCAGTTTCTTTAGCTACATCAATCTCACTGAAGCCTTCAGTTTTAAAACCAACAGAGAATGTTTTAATGGAAGGGTGAAATTCTTTGGCAATCGACGCAATAATAGATGAATCAATACCACCAGATAAGAAAGAACCAACCGGAACATCACTGCGCATATGTTTTTCAACGGAATCAAACATTACATCGCGAATTTCTTTAATGAAATCAGCTTCCGATTTATGCACCGGTTTAAAGCTTGCTTTCCAATAACGTTTAAATTCCATTTTTGAGCCGGCTTTTTTTGTAAAATAATGCCCTGGCTCCAGTTTTTTAATGCCTGCTGATAAAGTATCAGGCTCCGGAACAAACTGATAGGTTAAATAATGCTGTAAGGCATCATAGTCAAGCACATCGTTTTCAAGTGCCAGTAGGATGCTCTTTTTCTCGGAAGCAAAAAAGGTTCTTTTATCATCTTCCAAATAAAAGAACGGCTTAATGCCAAATGGATCCCTTGCACCATATAGTGATTGTTCCTGCTTATCCCAAATGACAAAGGCAAACATTCCGCGGAGTTTTTCCACAGCCTTTTCCTTCATGTGGCTGTATAGAGCAATGATAACTTCCGTATCAGAGCTTGTTGCAAATGTAAGACCATCCTTAATCAATTCTTCGCGCAGCTCAACATAGTTATAGATCTCACCGTTAAAAATAATCCAATAACGCTCATTTTCATATGTCAGCGGCTGATGGCCGGATTCAATATCAATAATACTTAAACGGCGGAAGCCGAATTGAATATGCTCATCAAAATAATAACCATCATCATCCGGGCCGCGGTGGGTAATGATATCGTTCATATTTTTAAAAAGTTGTTTTTGATCATCACGATAATCCTGTGGTTTGTCGTGTACACATCCAATAAAGCCACACATTATGTACTTCACCTACTCCATTCAATATCACCCAATAAGGGCCATTTCAAAAAAACATACTATTTAATACTAACACTTTTTATTGAAAATGGCACTGTGAACAATAGGAAATTTTATCGTATCCCCATTTTTTACTTCTAATGTCCCACTTAAACATTTTATTCTAATCATGCAAAACCTGAACATAGAAATAGACGAAAAGACAAAAATGGGAGTTACAATGATATGTAACTCCCACTTTTTATGAAGTCTCTGTTAATTAGGCTGTAAATTTTCACTCGAATCCCCGTGTGAATAATTAACAACGTTCTTTAACATACCCTTTATTAAATATTTGCTTGTTCTTTTAGAGTTTCAGCTTTATCTGTGCGTTCCCAAGGAAGATCCACATCTACACGGCCAAAATGACCATAGGCAGCTGTTTGTTTGTAGATTGGACGTCTTAAATCCAACATTTTAATAATTCCTGCAGGGCGAAGGTCGAAGTTTTTCTCTACTAACTCAACTAATAAATCTTCGCTTACTCTTCCAGTACCGAAAGTATCGACAGAAATGGAAACTGGTCTTGCAACACCAATTGCATATGCAAGCTGAACTTCACATTTCTCAGCAAGGCCGGCTGCAACTATATTCTTTGCCACGTAGCGAGCTGCATAAGCTGCAGAGCGGTCAACTTTCGTCGGATCCTTACCAGAGAAGGCACCGCCGCCATGGCGTGCATAACCACCATAAGTGTCAACAATAATTTTACGGCCTGTTAAGCCAGCATCTCCTTGTGGTCCGCCAATAACGAAACGGCCAGTCGGGTTAATGAAATATTTTGTATTTTCATCGATTAGTTCTTTTGGAACAACTGGATTGATTACATATTCCTTAACATTGCGTTGAATTTGCTCCAGTGTAATTTCCGGATGGTGCTGAGTAGAAATAACAATTGTATCAATGCGTACAGGTTTGTCATTCTCATCGTACTCAACAGTTACCTGAGTTTTTCCATCTGGACGCAAGTAAGGAAGAATTTCTTCTTTTCGCACTTCAGTTAAACGACGGGATAGCTTATGGGCAAGTGAAATCGGAAGAGGCATTAACTCTTTCGTTTCATTACATGCGAAACCAAACATTAATCCTTGGTCCCCCGCTCCAATTGCTTCAATCTCTTCGTCAGACATTTGACCTTCACGGGCTTCAAGAGCTTGGTTGACACCCATAGCAATGTCAGGAGATTGTTCGTCAATAGATGTTAAAACAGCACAAGTTTCAGAGTCAAATCCGTATTTTGCACGATTGTAACCAATCCCTTTAATTGTTTCACGGACAATTTTTGGAATATCTACATATGTAGAAGTGGTAATTTCACCTGCTACGAGGACTAACCCTGTTGTAACTGAAGTTTCAGCAGCAACACGGGCATTAGGATCTTTTTCTAAAATAGCATCTAAAATGGAATCAGAAATTTGGTCACAGATTTTATCCGGATGACCTTCAGTTACTGATTCAGAAGTGAACAAACGACGTTTTGTTGACAATCTGAATTCCTCCTATATTAATGAAATAAGTGAGGTTATTTGATTTGGTTTTTGATGGACCTTGCCGTTTAACCTCGGGTTGAAACGGAACTCATTCCCTTAGTAGTATGAAGTAAAAATGGACAATTTATTGATGAGAAACAATAATCCCCATTAAAAATTCAAAATGATTTTGCACAAAAAACAAAAAACCTTTCCATTATGAGGAAAGGTTGAAAGCATACTGTTTCCGCGCCTTTCACTCTTATCGTTCAAGGTCAAGCCTTGCATCAGGTTTAGCACCTTTGCACGAAAGGATTCTGTAAATATAACAGGATCATGTATTCGTAGGCAGGTTGCTGGGTTTCATTGGGCCTGTCCCTCCACCAGCTCGGGATAAGAGAGTATCCGTTCAAGGTAAAATCATAACGTACTATGATAAACAATGTCAATCAATTTTTTTATGAAATTTAGAGGTGTTATCATCTTTATCTGAATTAATCCATTACTTTTTTCCTAATAACCAATAAAGCATGAAAAAAAATGATAATTTCATTTATTAGTATAGACTATTTATTTTAATGTGTTATACTAATTTCAACGTTAAATAAATTGAAAAGGATGGTTTCAGGAAAATGAATTCTGTTCACATTCCAACTGATGTAAAACAATTACTAAAAGGAAATAATCTTCAAGTACAATTATCCGTTCCCCAGTTAGTTGAAAAGATTTTAATGCGTAACGAAGGAACGTTAACATCTACAGGCGCTGTGCGTGCGGAAACAGGAAAATATACAGGTCGTTCTCCTAAAGATAAATATATCGTTGTTGAGGAATCAACAAAAGACAAAATTGCATGGACTTCAAATCAACAGATTTCTGAAGAGAAATTCACCAATCTTTATCATAAAGTGGTCGATTATTTAAGACAAAAAGATGAACTCTTTGTTTTTAAAGGATTTGCAGGTGCTGACAAAAAATCAAGATTATCCATTCAAGTCATAAATGAATTAGCCTGGCATAATTTATTTGTCCATCAGCTTTTCATACGTTCGACTGAAGAAGAGTTAGTAAATCATGAGTCAGAATTCACAGTCATCAGTGCGCCGCATTTTAAAGCGAATCCCGCAGTTGATGGTACTAATTCTGAAACTTTTATTATCATATCATTTGAGCGTAAAATCGTCTTAATTGGCGGTACCGAATATGCTGGTGAAATGAAAAAATCCATTTTCTCCGTGATGAATTATTTACTGCCTGAAAACCAAATTTTCTCCATGCACTGTTCAGCCAATGTAGGAAATGAAGGTGATGTTGCCTTATTCTTTGGTTTATCAGGAACAGGAAAAACGACATTATCAGCTGATCCAAATCGTAAACTAATTGGTGATGATGAGCATGGATGGTCATCAAACGGAGTGTTTAATATTGAGGGCGGCTGCTATGCGAAATGTATCAACCTATCCCGTGAAAAAGAACCACAAATCTATGATGCCATCCGTTTCGGAACGGTTTTGGAAAATGTCATCATTAATCCTGAAACACGTGTTGCAGATTACGACGACGGATCGCTCACAGAAAACACCAGAGCTGCATATCCGATCGATGCAATTGAAAATATCGTACTGCCAAGCGTTGCCGGACATCCGCATACGATTGTGTTCTTGACTGCTGATGCCTTTGGGGTACTGCCTCCAATCGCAAAATTAACCAAAGAGCAGGCGATGTATCATTTCCTAAGCGGTTACACATCCAAGCTTGCAGGGACAGAACGTGGCGTTACTTCGCCTGAGGCTACATTCTCCACATGCTTTGGAGCACCGTTCTTACCCCTTCCAGCAACTCGTTATGCTGAAATGCTAGGGGAAAAAATATTAGAGCACAATGTGAATGTTTTTCTTGTAAACACAGGCTGGACTGGCGGAGAATACGGCGTAGGCAGCCGAATGAAGCTAGCCTACACGAGAGCCATGGTTCAATCTGCTCTTGAAGGCGAACTGAACAACGTTGAAACAGTAAAAGACGAAATTTTCGGCTTAAATATCCCGCTTCATATTGCCGGTGTGCCTGATGAAGTACTTCAGCCTAATAAAACATGGGCAGACCAAATAGCATATGAAAATAAAGCAAAAGAATTAGCGGCTAAATTCCGTGAAAACTTCAAAAAGTTTACAAACATTTCCGAAGATATCATTTTAAAAGGCGGTCCAGTCGCTTAAAAACCAAAAGCTAGTTCCTGTTATAAGGGACTAGCTTTGTTGTTGTTTGTCATATTACTCCAAATTTTATTGTTAAAAAGCAAAAAAGAAAAAGCAGGGATCATTTAACCTGCTTAGTTTGTAGAATTTAACGATATTAATTGATACGTAATGGTGGTGAGTGAATTTTGCCACTCTACTTTTTTTATCACCGCTGTACCGTTCGTATCACTATCTAACGTTTTTTTCACTTCAACTGGAATATCAATTGGATAGAGTCTGTATCCTTCCTTTTCCAAAACAAACAAATTTTCCTCCACCCTCAATTCTCTTCCCTTTGTGACAATTAGTGTATTTAATTCAAGGGGCATTCCCATTCAAATCCGCTCCTCTACTCTTAATAACTTTATTTTATCATTTTTGATGATGATTTTTCATCCACTTCGTTAAATCTGACACAACTTTTCGGTTTACAACAGGAGGAAAATAGTGAGTGAATTCCTCAAAATACCAGCTTTCCACCTGTTTGTCCAAGGCTTTCAGTCTTCTTTCAAGCCGGTATGCATGCTCGATAGAAACATTATGGTCCTTCACCCCATGGATAATCAATACAGAAGCTTCAAGCGTGTCCAATTCATATAACGGGGTTCGAAATTGATACCGCTCTGGAAATTTTCCTGGAGTACCACCAATAACCCGCTTCATCATTCTCCGTAAATCTTTACGTTCCATATACGTCAACGACATATCTGATACTCCGCCCCAAGTGACAACCGATGCTGCTTCTGGAAATTGAATTCCCGTCAGCAAAGCCATCACGCCTCCTCTCGAAAAGCCCATAACATGGACTTTTTCCACATCGGGGAGCGATTTTAATAATAAAAAGGCCGAGAACGCATCCATTCTATCATCGCCCGCAAAGTCTTCATTCCCTTCCCCGCCCTGATTTCCGCGATAAAACGGAGCAAACACAATAAATCCTTCTTGGGCAAATTGGGCAATTCTTGCCGGTCTGACTTTCCCGACGTTTTTTATTCCGCCGCGTAAATAAAGAAATCCGTCGCACACCTTAGTAAATTTTGGTTCGGCCAACATCCCCTTTACCCTAAGCCCTCCAGAAAGGTACGTAATAATTTTCAATTCCACATTTGGATTGGGCGAAGGAAAACGTTGGATTTCCACAATTTCACCATTATATTCCATCATCTAGTTCGATCCTTTTACTAAAATTTTAGAACTGGGCTTTCACACATTTACTTCAGATTCATACGATATTCTAGGCAAACAGCCCAGAACTTTTCAAATAAGGGGGTTTTATCATGAAAAAATGGTTAAAATTCAGTTTCTCCGTTCTTCTCGTCACTATACTGATGTTTTCTCTTGCAGCATGTAATAATAGTTCAAAAACAACAGCACCGCCACCAAAGAAACTGGAAAAAGTACGGATTGCCGAAGTGACCCGGTCACTTTTTTACGCTCCTGAATATATTGCCATATCCAAAGGATTTTTTAAAGATGAGGGCTTGAACATTACATTGACAACTGTGCCTGGCGGAGATAAAACCATGACGGCACTTATCTCAGGAGCCGCCGATGTCGCACTTGTCGGTTCTGAGACATCTATTTACGTATATGCACAGGGATCAAATGACCCCGCAATCAATTTTGCGCAATTGACTCAAACGGACGGAACATTCCTCGTTTCCAGGAAAAAAATCAATAACTTCACATGGGATCAATTAAAGGGCACAACCTTCCTAGGCCAGCGTAAAGGCGGCATGCCGCAAATGGTCGGAGAATATGTGCTGAAAAAG
Above is a genomic segment from Neobacillus endophyticus containing:
- the asnB gene encoding asparagine synthase (glutamine-hydrolyzing); this translates as MCGFIGCVHDKPQDYRDDQKQLFKNMNDIITHRGPDDDGYYFDEHIQFGFRRLSIIDIESGHQPLTYENERYWIIFNGEIYNYVELREELIKDGLTFATSSDTEVIIALYSHMKEKAVEKLRGMFAFVIWDKQEQSLYGARDPFGIKPFFYLEDDKRTFFASEKKSILLALENDVLDYDALQHYLTYQFVPEPDTLSAGIKKLEPGHYFTKKAGSKMEFKRYWKASFKPVHKSEADFIKEIRDVMFDSVEKHMRSDVPVGSFLSGGIDSSIIASIAKEFHPSIKTFSVGFKTEGFSEIDVAKETAEKLGVENISYIITPEEYMNEVPKIMWHMDDPLADPACVPLYFVAREARKHVTVVLSGEGADELFGGYNIYREPQDLEVFNRIPRIGKVLLKGIANMMPEGTRGKSFIERGVTPMEERYIGNAKMFAEEEKRDLLNVYREGLNYTDITKPLYEESRGYDPVDRMQYIDIHTWMRGDILLKADRVTMAHSLELRVPFLDKEVFNVASKIPTSLKTANGTTKYVLRKAAEGVVPDHVLTRKKLGFPVPIRHWLKAEMNEWAKTIIRESNTEHLINKSYLLKLLDDHCLGKADNSRKIWTVLMFMVWHQVFVEKVYSFQTEEKMFAAAKQ
- the metK gene encoding methionine adenosyltransferase, which produces MSTKRRLFTSESVTEGHPDKICDQISDSILDAILEKDPNARVAAETSVTTGLVLVAGEITTSTYVDIPKIVRETIKGIGYNRAKYGFDSETCAVLTSIDEQSPDIAMGVNQALEAREGQMSDEEIEAIGAGDQGLMFGFACNETKELMPLPISLAHKLSRRLTEVRKEEILPYLRPDGKTQVTVEYDENDKPVRIDTIVISTQHHPEITLEQIQRNVKEYVINPVVPKELIDENTKYFINPTGRFVIGGPQGDAGLTGRKIIVDTYGGYARHGGGAFSGKDPTKVDRSAAYAARYVAKNIVAAGLAEKCEVQLAYAIGVARPVSISVDTFGTGRVSEDLLVELVEKNFDLRPAGIIKMLDLRRPIYKQTAAYGHFGRVDVDLPWERTDKAETLKEQANI
- the pckA gene encoding phosphoenolpyruvate carboxykinase (ATP); its protein translation is MNSVHIPTDVKQLLKGNNLQVQLSVPQLVEKILMRNEGTLTSTGAVRAETGKYTGRSPKDKYIVVEESTKDKIAWTSNQQISEEKFTNLYHKVVDYLRQKDELFVFKGFAGADKKSRLSIQVINELAWHNLFVHQLFIRSTEEELVNHESEFTVISAPHFKANPAVDGTNSETFIIISFERKIVLIGGTEYAGEMKKSIFSVMNYLLPENQIFSMHCSANVGNEGDVALFFGLSGTGKTTLSADPNRKLIGDDEHGWSSNGVFNIEGGCYAKCINLSREKEPQIYDAIRFGTVLENVIINPETRVADYDDGSLTENTRAAYPIDAIENIVLPSVAGHPHTIVFLTADAFGVLPPIAKLTKEQAMYHFLSGYTSKLAGTERGVTSPEATFSTCFGAPFLPLPATRYAEMLGEKILEHNVNVFLVNTGWTGGEYGVGSRMKLAYTRAMVQSALEGELNNVETVKDEIFGLNIPLHIAGVPDEVLQPNKTWADQIAYENKAKELAAKFRENFKKFTNISEDIILKGGPVA
- a CDS encoding DUF2584 domain-containing protein; this encodes MGMPLELNTLIVTKGRELRVEENLFVLEKEGYRLYPIDIPVEVKKTLDSDTNGTAVIKKVEWQNSLTTITYQLISLNSTN
- a CDS encoding alpha/beta hydrolase family protein; translated protein: MEYNGEIVEIQRFPSPNPNVELKIITYLSGGLRVKGMLAEPKFTKVCDGFLYLRGGIKNVGKVRPARIAQFAQEGFIVFAPFYRGNQGGEGNEDFAGDDRMDAFSAFLLLKSLPDVEKVHVMGFSRGGVMALLTGIQFPEAASVVTWGGVSDMSLTYMERKDLRRMMKRVIGGTPGKFPERYQFRTPLYELDTLEASVLIIHGVKDHNVSIEHAYRLERRLKALDKQVESWYFEEFTHYFPPVVNRKVVSDLTKWMKNHHQK